From Suricata suricatta isolate VVHF042 chromosome 1, meerkat_22Aug2017_6uvM2_HiC, whole genome shotgun sequence, a single genomic window includes:
- the HR gene encoding lysine-specific demethylase hairless isoform X2: MESTPSFLKDTPAWEKIAAENGIVGQEPDTLTRDGLRRGALCLGEPAPFWRGVLSTPDSWLPPGFPQSSKDTLPLVEGEDSRNGERKASWLGSKEGLRWKEAMLNHPLALCGSVCPPHYGPLIPEHNGGHPKRDPVAFRPLHCPFLLEAKILEQAPFWMPTCLPPYLVSSLPPEHPCDWPLAPHPWVYSGGQPKVPSAFGLGGKGFYHKDSSVLSLAKESLATVEPGLLGLAPGGRLQRSGEVEHPSFHQRDGEAEVGKHQNLCPFLLGHPDAVPRTPWPMCPPGLVHTLGNVWAVPGGGSLGCQLGPSATPGCPSPGPPTTQVGCCSSHPPARDGGLGPCGKCQEGLEGGTTGPRESNEEANKTSGPRACAPSHHTKLKKTWLTRHSEQFGCPGGCPGDEENPSTQLQVLKRASSPEAQGAGGSPAAKRPPNPFPGSVGQGARGWQEMLDSSFGSKAEAEQRDNPRGSQDGRASLQDPGLQDTPCSAPLACMAQCQSCTHAAGEVGGLACHSQQVPRLPLRGEQHQEEDLAVSSEEGGGSGPKAQLSKGLAKHLLSGLGDRLCRLLRREREALAWAQREGQGLTRTEDSLGTPLCCSTCHRGLFNTHWRCPHCSHRLCVACGRMAGARRARDKADSQEQSTEGCPQEAGHTASSLMLTQFISSQALAELSTAMHQVWVKFDIRGHCPCQTDARVWAAGDGGQQKERTEKTPPVPQSSCNGDANRTKDIKEETPDSTETPAEDRAGRGPLPCPSLCELLASTAVKLCLGHERIHMAFAPVTPALPSDDRITNILDSIIAQVVERKIQEKALGPGLRAGPGLRKGLGLPLSPVQPRLPPPGALLWLQEPRPQQAFHLFQEHWRQGQPVLVSGIQRTLQGNLWGMEALGALGGQVQALTPLGPPQPTSLHSATFWEGFSRPEIRPKSDEGSILLLHRALGDEDASRMENLAASLPLPEYCAHHGKLNLASYLPPGLSLHPLEPQLWAAYGVSPHRGHLGTKNLCVEVTDLVSVLVRAEAPLPAWPQAQKDFLSSLDGEGLWSPGSQVSTVWHVFRAQDAQRIRRFLQMVCPAGAGNLEPGTPGSCYLDAGLRRRLREEWGVSCWTLLQAPGEAVLVPAGAPHQVQGLVSTVSVTQHFLSPETSALSAQLCHQGPSLPPDHRLLYAQMDWAVFQAVKVAVGTLQEAK; this comes from the exons ATGGAGAGTACGCCCAGCTTCCTGAAGGACACCCCAGCCTGGGAGAAGATAGCTGCTGAGAATGGCATTGTGGGACAGGAGCCAGACACTCTGACTCGAGATGGCCTGCGTCGTGGGGCACTGTGCCTTGGAGAGCCTGCCCCCTTCTGGAGGGGTGTCCTAAGCACCCCAGACTCTTGGCTTCCCCCTGGCTTTCCTCAGAGCTCCAAGGACACGCTCCCACTAGTGGAGGGAGAAGACTCCCGCAATGGGGAGAGGAAGGCCAGCTGGCTGGGCAGCAAAGAGGGACTGCGCTGGAAAGAGGCAATGCTTAATCACCCACTGGCACTCTGTGGCTCAGTGTGCCCGCCTCACTATGGCCCCCTGATTCCTGAGCATAATGGTGGCCATCCCAAGCGTGACCCTGTGGCCTTCCGGCCCTTGCACTGCCCATTCCTTCTGGAAGCCAAGATCCTGGAGCAAGCTCCCTTCTGGATGCCCACCTGCTTGCCACCCTACCTAGTGTCCAGCCTGCCCCCAGAGCATCCATGTGACTGGCCCCTGGCCCCACACCCCTGGGTGTACTCGGGGGGACAGCCCAAAGTGCCCTCTGCCTTCGGCTTAGGCGGCAAG GGCTTTTACCACAAGGATTCAAGTGTTCTCAGCCTGGCAAAGGAGTCATTGGCAACTGTGGAACCTGGGTTGCTGGGCTTAGCCCCTGGTGGGCGTCTCCAGAGAAGTGGAGAAGTGGAGCATCCTTCATTCCACCAGAGAGACGGAGAGGCAGAAGTTGGCAAGCATCAGAATCTTTGCCCATTTCTCCTGGGACATCCAGATGCTGTTCCCCGGACCCCCTGGCCCATGTGTCCCCCAGGCCTGGTTCATACTCTTGGCAATGTCTGGGCTGTCCCAGGGGGTGGGAGTCTTGGGTGCCAGCTGGGGCCGTCAGCCACGCCGGGGTGCCCCTCTCCTGGGCCTCCTACCACGCAAGTGGGCTGTTGTTCATCTCACCCACCTGCTAGAGATGGAGGGCTTGGCCCTTGTGGGAAGTGCCAGGAGGGCCTGGAGGGGGGCACCACTGGGCCCAGGGAATCCAATGAGGAAGCAAACAAGACCTCTGGTCCCAGAGCCTGTGCACCCAGTCATCACACCAAGCTGAAGAAGACATGGCTCACGCGACACTCAGAGCAGTTTGGGTGTCCAGGTGGCTGCCCTGGGGATGAGGAGAACCCATCCACCCAGCTGCAAGTCCTCAAGAGGGCAAGCAGCCCTGAGGCCCAGGGAGCAGGTGGCAGCCCAGCCGCCAAGCGCCCACCCAACCCTTTCCCAGGAAGTGTGGGGCAGGGGGCCAGAGGTTGGCAGGAGATGCTCGACTCATCCTTTGGGAGCAAGGCAGAGGCAGAGCAGCGTGATAACCCCAGAG gaTCCCAAGACGGTAGGGCTAGCCTCCAGGACCCAGGGCTTCAGGATACACCTTGTTCGGCTCCCCTGGCATGCATGGCACAGTGCCAAAGCTGTACCCATGCAGCTGGAGAGGTGGGAGGGCTGGCCTGCCACTCCCAGCAAGTGCCAAG ATTGCCTTTGAGAGGGGAGCAGCATCAGGAGGAAGACTTAGCAGTCAgctctgaggagggaggagggtctgGCCCCAAGGCCCAGCTCAGCAAGGGCCTTGCCAAGCATCTGCTAAGTGGTTTGGGGGATCGACTATGCCGGCTGCTGCGGAGGGAGCGTGAAGCCCTGGCCTGGGCACAGCGGGAAG GCCAGGGGCTGACCAGGACAGAAGACAGCCTGGGCACACCACTCTGCTGCAGCACCTGCCACCGAGGACTCTTCAACACCCACTGGAGATGCCCCCACTGCAGCCACCGGCTGTGTGTGGCCTGTGGTCGCATGGCGGGTGCTAGGAGGGCCAGGGACAAAGCAG aCTCTCAGGAGCAGTCCACGGAGGGGTGTCCTCAGGAAGCCGGGCACACTGCCAGTTCCCTCATGCTCACTCAATTCATCTCTAGCCAAG ctTTGGCAGAATTGAGCACCGCCATGCACCAGGTTTGGGTCAAGTTTGACATCCGGGGGCACTGCCCCTGCCAAACTGATGCCCGGGTGTGGGCTGCTGGGGATGGAGGCCAGCAG AAGGAGCGGACAGAGAAAACTCCCCCAGTTCCACAATCTTCTTGCAATGGGGATGCCAACAGGACCAAGGACATCAAGGAGG AGACCCCCGACTCCACCGAGACCCCGGCAGAGGACCGTGCCGGCCGAGGGCCGCTgccttgtccctctctctgtgaacTGCTGGCCTCCACTGCTGTCAAACTCTGCTTGGGGCACGAGAGGATACACATGGCCTTTGCCCCAGTCACTCCTGCCCTGCCCAGT GACGACCGCATCACCAACATCCTTGACAGCATCATTGCACAGGTGGTAGAACGGAAGATCCAGGAGAAAGCCCTGGGGCCGGGCCTGCGGGCTGGGCCGGGCCTACGCAAAGGCCTGGGCCTACCCCTCTCGCCAGTGCAGCCACGGCTGCCTCCACCTGGAGCTTTGCTGTGGCTGCAGGAGCCCAGACCTCAGCAAGCCTTCCACCTCTTCCAGGAGCACTGGAGGCAGGGCCAG CCCGTGTTGGTGTCAGGGATCCAGAGGACATTACAAGGCAACCTGTGGGGGATGGAAGCtcttggggcacttggtggcCAGGTGCAGGCACTGACGCCCCTCGGACCTCCCCAGCCCACAAGCCTCCACAGTGCAACATTCTGGGAGGGATTCTCCCGGCCTGAAA TTCGCCCAAAGTCAGATGAGGGCTCCATCCTCCTGCTGCACAGAGCTCTGGGGGACGAGGATGCCAGCAG GATGGAGAACCTGGCTGCCAGCCTGCCACTCCCAGAGTACTGTGCCCACCATGGGAAACTCAACCTGGCTTCCTACCTCCCACCTGGCCTTTCCCTGCATCCACTGGAGCCCCAACTGTGGGCAGCCTATG GTGTGAGCCCACACCGTGGGCACCTGGGGACCAAGAATCTCTGTGTGGAGGTGACTGACCTGGTCAGTGTCCTGGTACGTGCTGAGGCCCCGCTGCCTGCCTGGCCCCAGGCACAGAAAG ACTTCCTCTCAAGCCTGGACGGGGAAGGTCTCTGGTCTCCAGGCAGCCAGGTCAGCACCGTGTGGCACGTGTTCCGGGCGCAGGATGCCCAACGCATCCGCCGCTTTCTCCAGATG GTGTGCCCGGCCGGAGCAGGCAACCTGGAGCCTGGCACCCCGGGCAGCTGCTACCTGGATGCGGGCCTGCGGCGGCGCCTACGGGAAGAATGGGGTGTGAGCTGCTGGACCCTGCTGCAGGCCCCTGGAGAGGCCGTGCTGGTGCCTGCGGGGGCTCCCCACCAG GTGCAGGGCCTAGTAAGCACAGTGAGTGTCACTCAGCACTTCCTGTCCCCGGAGACCTCTGCCCTCTCTGCTCAGCTCTGCCACCAGGGACCCAGCCTGCCCCCTGATCACCGCCTGCTTTATGCCCAG ATGGACTGGGCTGTGTTCCAAGCAGTGAAGGTGGCTGTGGGAACATTACAGGAGGCAAAATAG
- the HR gene encoding lysine-specific demethylase hairless isoform X1: MESTPSFLKDTPAWEKIAAENGIVGQEPDTLTRDGLRRGALCLGEPAPFWRGVLSTPDSWLPPGFPQSSKDTLPLVEGEDSRNGERKASWLGSKEGLRWKEAMLNHPLALCGSVCPPHYGPLIPEHNGGHPKRDPVAFRPLHCPFLLEAKILEQAPFWMPTCLPPYLVSSLPPEHPCDWPLAPHPWVYSGGQPKVPSAFGLGGKGFYHKDSSVLSLAKESLATVEPGLLGLAPGGRLQRSGEVEHPSFHQRDGEAEVGKHQNLCPFLLGHPDAVPRTPWPMCPPGLVHTLGNVWAVPGGGSLGCQLGPSATPGCPSPGPPTTQVGCCSSHPPARDGGLGPCGKCQEGLEGGTTGPRESNEEANKTSGPRACAPSHHTKLKKTWLTRHSEQFGCPGGCPGDEENPSTQLQVLKRASSPEAQGAGGSPAAKRPPNPFPGSVGQGARGWQEMLDSSFGSKAEAEQRDNPRGSQDGRASLQDPGLQDTPCSAPLACMAQCQSCTHAAGEVGGLACHSQQVPRLPLRGEQHQEEDLAVSSEEGGGSGPKAQLSKGLAKHLLSGLGDRLCRLLRREREALAWAQREAGQGLTRTEDSLGTPLCCSTCHRGLFNTHWRCPHCSHRLCVACGRMAGARRARDKADSQEQSTEGCPQEAGHTASSLMLTQFISSQALAELSTAMHQVWVKFDIRGHCPCQTDARVWAAGDGGQQKERTEKTPPVPQSSCNGDANRTKDIKEETPDSTETPAEDRAGRGPLPCPSLCELLASTAVKLCLGHERIHMAFAPVTPALPSDDRITNILDSIIAQVVERKIQEKALGPGLRAGPGLRKGLGLPLSPVQPRLPPPGALLWLQEPRPQQAFHLFQEHWRQGQPVLVSGIQRTLQGNLWGMEALGALGGQVQALTPLGPPQPTSLHSATFWEGFSRPEIRPKSDEGSILLLHRALGDEDASRMENLAASLPLPEYCAHHGKLNLASYLPPGLSLHPLEPQLWAAYGVSPHRGHLGTKNLCVEVTDLVSVLVRAEAPLPAWPQAQKDFLSSLDGEGLWSPGSQVSTVWHVFRAQDAQRIRRFLQMVCPAGAGNLEPGTPGSCYLDAGLRRRLREEWGVSCWTLLQAPGEAVLVPAGAPHQVQGLVSTVSVTQHFLSPETSALSAQLCHQGPSLPPDHRLLYAQMDWAVFQAVKVAVGTLQEAK; this comes from the exons ATGGAGAGTACGCCCAGCTTCCTGAAGGACACCCCAGCCTGGGAGAAGATAGCTGCTGAGAATGGCATTGTGGGACAGGAGCCAGACACTCTGACTCGAGATGGCCTGCGTCGTGGGGCACTGTGCCTTGGAGAGCCTGCCCCCTTCTGGAGGGGTGTCCTAAGCACCCCAGACTCTTGGCTTCCCCCTGGCTTTCCTCAGAGCTCCAAGGACACGCTCCCACTAGTGGAGGGAGAAGACTCCCGCAATGGGGAGAGGAAGGCCAGCTGGCTGGGCAGCAAAGAGGGACTGCGCTGGAAAGAGGCAATGCTTAATCACCCACTGGCACTCTGTGGCTCAGTGTGCCCGCCTCACTATGGCCCCCTGATTCCTGAGCATAATGGTGGCCATCCCAAGCGTGACCCTGTGGCCTTCCGGCCCTTGCACTGCCCATTCCTTCTGGAAGCCAAGATCCTGGAGCAAGCTCCCTTCTGGATGCCCACCTGCTTGCCACCCTACCTAGTGTCCAGCCTGCCCCCAGAGCATCCATGTGACTGGCCCCTGGCCCCACACCCCTGGGTGTACTCGGGGGGACAGCCCAAAGTGCCCTCTGCCTTCGGCTTAGGCGGCAAG GGCTTTTACCACAAGGATTCAAGTGTTCTCAGCCTGGCAAAGGAGTCATTGGCAACTGTGGAACCTGGGTTGCTGGGCTTAGCCCCTGGTGGGCGTCTCCAGAGAAGTGGAGAAGTGGAGCATCCTTCATTCCACCAGAGAGACGGAGAGGCAGAAGTTGGCAAGCATCAGAATCTTTGCCCATTTCTCCTGGGACATCCAGATGCTGTTCCCCGGACCCCCTGGCCCATGTGTCCCCCAGGCCTGGTTCATACTCTTGGCAATGTCTGGGCTGTCCCAGGGGGTGGGAGTCTTGGGTGCCAGCTGGGGCCGTCAGCCACGCCGGGGTGCCCCTCTCCTGGGCCTCCTACCACGCAAGTGGGCTGTTGTTCATCTCACCCACCTGCTAGAGATGGAGGGCTTGGCCCTTGTGGGAAGTGCCAGGAGGGCCTGGAGGGGGGCACCACTGGGCCCAGGGAATCCAATGAGGAAGCAAACAAGACCTCTGGTCCCAGAGCCTGTGCACCCAGTCATCACACCAAGCTGAAGAAGACATGGCTCACGCGACACTCAGAGCAGTTTGGGTGTCCAGGTGGCTGCCCTGGGGATGAGGAGAACCCATCCACCCAGCTGCAAGTCCTCAAGAGGGCAAGCAGCCCTGAGGCCCAGGGAGCAGGTGGCAGCCCAGCCGCCAAGCGCCCACCCAACCCTTTCCCAGGAAGTGTGGGGCAGGGGGCCAGAGGTTGGCAGGAGATGCTCGACTCATCCTTTGGGAGCAAGGCAGAGGCAGAGCAGCGTGATAACCCCAGAG gaTCCCAAGACGGTAGGGCTAGCCTCCAGGACCCAGGGCTTCAGGATACACCTTGTTCGGCTCCCCTGGCATGCATGGCACAGTGCCAAAGCTGTACCCATGCAGCTGGAGAGGTGGGAGGGCTGGCCTGCCACTCCCAGCAAGTGCCAAG ATTGCCTTTGAGAGGGGAGCAGCATCAGGAGGAAGACTTAGCAGTCAgctctgaggagggaggagggtctgGCCCCAAGGCCCAGCTCAGCAAGGGCCTTGCCAAGCATCTGCTAAGTGGTTTGGGGGATCGACTATGCCGGCTGCTGCGGAGGGAGCGTGAAGCCCTGGCCTGGGCACAGCGGGAAG CAGGCCAGGGGCTGACCAGGACAGAAGACAGCCTGGGCACACCACTCTGCTGCAGCACCTGCCACCGAGGACTCTTCAACACCCACTGGAGATGCCCCCACTGCAGCCACCGGCTGTGTGTGGCCTGTGGTCGCATGGCGGGTGCTAGGAGGGCCAGGGACAAAGCAG aCTCTCAGGAGCAGTCCACGGAGGGGTGTCCTCAGGAAGCCGGGCACACTGCCAGTTCCCTCATGCTCACTCAATTCATCTCTAGCCAAG ctTTGGCAGAATTGAGCACCGCCATGCACCAGGTTTGGGTCAAGTTTGACATCCGGGGGCACTGCCCCTGCCAAACTGATGCCCGGGTGTGGGCTGCTGGGGATGGAGGCCAGCAG AAGGAGCGGACAGAGAAAACTCCCCCAGTTCCACAATCTTCTTGCAATGGGGATGCCAACAGGACCAAGGACATCAAGGAGG AGACCCCCGACTCCACCGAGACCCCGGCAGAGGACCGTGCCGGCCGAGGGCCGCTgccttgtccctctctctgtgaacTGCTGGCCTCCACTGCTGTCAAACTCTGCTTGGGGCACGAGAGGATACACATGGCCTTTGCCCCAGTCACTCCTGCCCTGCCCAGT GACGACCGCATCACCAACATCCTTGACAGCATCATTGCACAGGTGGTAGAACGGAAGATCCAGGAGAAAGCCCTGGGGCCGGGCCTGCGGGCTGGGCCGGGCCTACGCAAAGGCCTGGGCCTACCCCTCTCGCCAGTGCAGCCACGGCTGCCTCCACCTGGAGCTTTGCTGTGGCTGCAGGAGCCCAGACCTCAGCAAGCCTTCCACCTCTTCCAGGAGCACTGGAGGCAGGGCCAG CCCGTGTTGGTGTCAGGGATCCAGAGGACATTACAAGGCAACCTGTGGGGGATGGAAGCtcttggggcacttggtggcCAGGTGCAGGCACTGACGCCCCTCGGACCTCCCCAGCCCACAAGCCTCCACAGTGCAACATTCTGGGAGGGATTCTCCCGGCCTGAAA TTCGCCCAAAGTCAGATGAGGGCTCCATCCTCCTGCTGCACAGAGCTCTGGGGGACGAGGATGCCAGCAG GATGGAGAACCTGGCTGCCAGCCTGCCACTCCCAGAGTACTGTGCCCACCATGGGAAACTCAACCTGGCTTCCTACCTCCCACCTGGCCTTTCCCTGCATCCACTGGAGCCCCAACTGTGGGCAGCCTATG GTGTGAGCCCACACCGTGGGCACCTGGGGACCAAGAATCTCTGTGTGGAGGTGACTGACCTGGTCAGTGTCCTGGTACGTGCTGAGGCCCCGCTGCCTGCCTGGCCCCAGGCACAGAAAG ACTTCCTCTCAAGCCTGGACGGGGAAGGTCTCTGGTCTCCAGGCAGCCAGGTCAGCACCGTGTGGCACGTGTTCCGGGCGCAGGATGCCCAACGCATCCGCCGCTTTCTCCAGATG GTGTGCCCGGCCGGAGCAGGCAACCTGGAGCCTGGCACCCCGGGCAGCTGCTACCTGGATGCGGGCCTGCGGCGGCGCCTACGGGAAGAATGGGGTGTGAGCTGCTGGACCCTGCTGCAGGCCCCTGGAGAGGCCGTGCTGGTGCCTGCGGGGGCTCCCCACCAG GTGCAGGGCCTAGTAAGCACAGTGAGTGTCACTCAGCACTTCCTGTCCCCGGAGACCTCTGCCCTCTCTGCTCAGCTCTGCCACCAGGGACCCAGCCTGCCCCCTGATCACCGCCTGCTTTATGCCCAG ATGGACTGGGCTGTGTTCCAAGCAGTGAAGGTGGCTGTGGGAACATTACAGGAGGCAAAATAG